GTGGAAACCATTTATCCTGAATCAACTGTAGAAGCTGTACTTAATGAACTTCCTGAGGATCTGAAGCAGGATGTTGAAATGGAAGATAAGTCATCAGATATTTTGCATAATCCTATTTCAGAGGACCTAGGTTTGTTGAGGATGAAGCTTGAAGGAGCGCAGGAAAAGCTTCTAAAATCAGCCAATACCATAAGTATGTTTGGTTCATTAGAGAGAGCAATTGTTGAGGTTGATGAGCTTGCAGAAGAAATTGAAGGACTCGAAAAGAGCATTGAAGTGAAAAAACAAGGATACACATCCTTCAAGCTTCAGTCTTCACAAATGCTTGAAAAGAAAGTTTTGCTTGATAATAAGCTATCAGCACTAAGATACTCCGTATCAAGCTTTTCCTCATCAGTTGGTTACTTCGAACAACGGGAAGCTCAAACAAGAGCAAGATTGAATGCTTCATCTACTTGTCTCAACCAAAAGAAAGCAAAATTGGCTCATCTTCAAGCATCTAAGGTTGAACTCCTGGAAGCACAGATGCAGGCTAAACAGTCAGAATCAGAATTAAGAAACATACTAGCAGAATCAAAATCAAGATTGGAAGACGAGAATCAAAGGCTGGAAAGTGACAGAGTTCTCTTTGCCATAGATAACATTGAGAAACCCGATATCCAATTGCCAGAAAGAAGTTGGCAGTTGAGTGGCAAAGCTACTGAATTACTCAAGTCTGAGGAAGAAAAAACAAAGATTCAGAATCAAATGAAGCAGATTAGGGAAAATTTGGggataaagaaaaaggaaatcgAAGACTTAAACGAAAAAAGACTGAATTCAGAGAAAGATATTGAGGCTACTGAAAAGGAGATAGAGAATATTTCGCAATCTGTAAAGGAGATGGGCAACAAGCTTCAAAGGGTCATCGGGGAGAAGCAGATGATctttgaaatgaaagagaaCGGGAAGCAAGAGTTTGAGAACATGATTCTTGAGTATCACGAGAGTATGTTTGCAGCATCGTTGAAGGAGGAAGAGTTGAAGATTTTGGAAGAAGAATTGCAGTTGGAGATGAGTAAAATAGAAGATTTGCAAAGAGAAAAAGCTCTTGCCGCAAGCAGAAAAACTCAGTTGCTGACTGCATTATCATGCCAATCATGCTCTTTGTCTGACAAGGTAGAGGAGGATCTACATGACATACGAAGGTCAGTACTAGAGCTGAACTCGTTGCTTGGAAATTGATTGTTTGACTGACAGTTAATTGCCTGTTTAACTGTCAACTATAAAACAtcttctctaaaaaaaaaacttctctCTGTTGCATTGCTGCTGCCTTAATGTATTGTCAATATAAAATTCTCCTTACGCAAATGGTGTGATGTATTACAAAACCATATTATGATTGTGAATAAGTTGTGAAAAAATGCAATCAAATTTTGAAGGGGTTTCTGAAAAGAagtattaatttctttttccttgtGTGTTGAAACTTGAATGTATATCTTGTACTTACTTTTGTTGCAGTCAGTTTACTTGAATTACTTGCAGGATTACACTAGATTTGTTGTTGTCGTTGCAGTTTATAAAATAGTGGAAGTCCTAACAAAACTTATCTAGCACAATTTAGTAGCTGAGATTGAATTACTTAAAACCACAAAATGAAATCAAATACTTTTAGGTTTtacaattatgaatttatagaaTGGAAGAAAAAATCTCGATAGGGAAACAATCagaatcatattatattatgtacATATATGTCTCTTCTAAGTTGTCATCATAACTTTGAACTCATCAAAGCTGAGGACTCCATCTCCATTGAGATCAAACCTTCGAATCATAGCTTTGCAGTTATCAATGGAGGTTGATTCACCTAGTCGACTCAACATGTTCTTCAAGCTCTTAGGAGTAATGTATCCTTCTGTTTCATACATTCCAAATGCTCCCATCAACTCaccctctttattcctctcttCCTCCATTCCTTCCATCAGTTTCGTAAAATCCTCAATGCCCAATAATCCGTCCCCATCAGAATCCGATAGCCTCACTGCCATCTCCGCCTCCTCCACCGTCAGCTCACCTCCTACCGCCTTCACACACTTCCTCAACTCTGCAGGTGACACTTTTCCATCTCCATTCTCATCAAAGTACGTAAACACCCTCTCTAACTCTCCCTTGTTACTACTACCACCATTGTCACTCACAGGAACACAGTTAGTAGTAGTAGTTGCTGCAGCAGCAGCAGCtctcgttgttgttgttgtcgttgtctTCTTCTCATCTTCATTCCTTCTGAAATGAAACATATTTCGTAATCTCGAGAAAAAAGACTCTTTCTCAGCTGTGGAAACAGACACTGATGATACCATACACATAAGTAGAATATAGTTAAGTGAGAAAAGGGTTGAACTTTGAAATCAACAAAGAAAACTTTGGAAATTATAAGTGTTTGGCCGTATAGTACTCTTTAAAACTCAACAAATTAAGGATATGGGAATGAAGTAAAAAGAATGGGATATTTATAGTTTGGGAAATTTATAATGAGTGGGAAAATAGTATTAATTCCGTGGGCTTACCAAGTGTTGAAACAACTTGTATGACCATTTGTTGTTTctagtagaaaaataaaaataaaaacaggtATTTAGAAGTTTGAAAAGTAAACAGtcaaatgaattattatttggTTTATAGGATAAAGTCTTATCTTGAAGATTATTGAAGACTACTTGTTTGGGGGATAGACTAGTGGCATCTTATATTATATTGTCATTGCAAATGTCATATGCTTATTTTATTGATGGGTTTAATTTGACCCTTTTAGTTCACCCCATTTTAAATTAGGGTTGATATGCTGTGTTGACTCGTGAgaaattttatctaaatatatttttataaaaacaaattatatgaaaataaacttTGAATTGAAAACTTTGTAGGAACTATGCGGGTTGAGTGATGACTCGATTTTTTAGCTCATTTCAGTCCAACTCCTTTTATCCAGATGGTAATTAATTGGGTTAATAAACTATTTATTTACTAGCTCAACTCATTTTTAACATTCTTAATTCAACTTAACCCATTCATTTGAACGCCCTAATCTATACACTACTTTCCTTTTATGGCATATATATCCAAAATAGTGTCCTCTCttttatctatatctatatatataatttaaaagttttatggCATATATATCCAAAATAGTGTCCTTTCttttatctatatctatatatataatttaaaagttttatggCATATATATCCAAAATAGTGTCCTTTCTTTCATCTAtaatttaagtttttcttttgagattTTACTTCTAATTTTAGCAAGACTACACTTTAGGATTTGTTTGTCTTGACTTTGGAAGAATGTAAAACTATTCCAAATTTAATAGTGAAGTGGTAAATTTGATGCAATTAGGGGAAATTAAGAATATTTAAGTAAGATAGGTCAACATAATATCATGAATGAATGTGTAACGATAGTAATTATATACTTGGTTCATTgaataatttaacaaataaagaagtaaaacatGCTCCAATTCATGAAATATGGACTTTACaaatatgaaatgaaaaatcTCAATGAATTATTTGATCACAAGAATCCTATTTAgtaattacacaaatatttctCTTTGAACTCTTCTAACATGTCATCATAATTTTAAACTCATCAAAACTAAGAACTCCATCTCCATTGATATCAAATCTCCTTATCATAACCTTGCATTTATCAATGGAGGTTGACTCGCCGAGTCGACTCAACATCATCTTCAAGCTCTTAGGAGTAATGTATCCTTCCATTTCATACATTCCAAATGCTCCCATCAACtcactctctttattcctctcttCCTCCATTCCTTCCATTAACTTCGTAAAATCCTCAAACCCTAACAACCCGTCCCCATCAGAATCCGATAGCCTCACCACCATCTCCGCCTCCTCCACCGTTATCTCACCTCCTACCGCCTTCATGCATCTCCTTAGCTCCATTGGTGATACCTTTCCATCTCCATTCTCATCAAAGTACGTAAATACCCTCTCTAACTCACCACTATTGCTATCACTCACCGATAAACGATCAATAGTACTAGTACTAGtaatagttgttgttgttgttacactctcatgttccttcttaggAGTATTAGCCTTCTTTAGAAAAAACCTTTTACGTAATCTTGAGAAAAAAGATTCCTTTTCAGCCATGGAAACAGAAACTAACTCCATATTAGACATGCTATAGATGTAAGTAAGAAAATGAGTAAGTGATATAAGAGTTTTAACTTTGAAACAAAGAAATCTTAGGAAAGTTATATAATTGTTTGTTGTTTGAAAGACAAGAAATAaaggatttatatgatgatgGAAGGAATAAGAAGAATGGGGTATTTATAGTTAATGGGGTAgacaaactttttatttatttattattattattataagaagtTTGAAAAGTAAAAGACCAACAcgttttagaaaatataataagaaaaaagatggCAAATCCAGTGAACTAAAAGAgctataatatattttgttttttttgggaTAAAGTTTTCTTATTAAAGACTATACGTGTATGGTGTGTGTGTTTTTGGGGGTAGGGGTTTGACAtcttatattacataaaaaatttatattgtcaTCATAGGTGTCATCATGATAAATTGACACATTATCCCTCACACTTTAGCTAGGTCAAATATTTGACCATCACTTGTAAAGATATACCAATTTATAaaggaaaagggtctgatatactcctcaattttgtcatttagagctgatatatccCTCGTTATAAAATTGGTTCATATAACGAGggatatatcagctccaaatgacaaagttgagggatatatcagactcttttcccaatttataatgtatttttacaCCTTTATATTAATAATCTAATGATATTTTC
The DNA window shown above is from Solanum lycopersicum chromosome 11, SLM_r2.1 and carries:
- the LOC543942 gene encoding regulator of gene silencing (The RefSeq protein has 5 substitutions compared to this genomic sequence), whose translation is MSNMVLVTVSMAEKGSFFSRLRKRFFLKKANTPKKEHESVTTTTTITSTSTIDRLSVSDSNSGELERVFTYFDENGDGKVSPMELRRCMKAVGGEITVEEAEMVVRLSDSDGDGLLGFEDFTKLMEGMEEERNKESELMGAFGMYEMEGYITPKSLKMMLSRLGESTSIDKCKVMIRRFDTNGDGVLSFDEFKVMMTS